The window TTTGGCCATCTCCACCGTTTGGAAGGTTTCCGTTAATGTGCCTACCTGGTTGACCTTGATGAGAATGGCATTGGCTATTTTTTCTTCAATGCCTTTTTTAAGAAATTCCTTGTTGGTAACAAAAAGATCGTCCCCGACCAGTTGCAGAGTTCCTCCCAGTTGTTGAGTCAGTTGTTTCCAACCCTCCCAATCATTTTCCGCCATTCCATCTTCGATCGATACAAGGGGATATTTTCGGGCAAGTTCCTGGTATAACTCGATCAGGTGGGAAGAGATCAGCTGTATAGGTTGGGATTTTTTAAATCCATACACCTTGGAGTTTTGATCGTAGAGCTCGGTGGCCGCTGCATCCAGGGCATAAAATACGTCTTTAGCCGGCTTATACCCGGCTTTTTCAGTTGCTTCCATAAGGAGACCGAAGGCTTGATCAGCAGAAGCAACCGAGGGGGCAAACCCGCCTTCATCTCCAATTCCCGTTCCCAATTTCTTTTCCTGGAGGATGGTTTTGAGGGCATGAAAGATTTCCACCCCGTACCTCAACCCTTCTTTAAAGGAAGGGGCTCCTAGGGGGACGACCATGAATTCCTGGAAGTCTAAAGGGGCATCGGAATGCACCCCACCGTTGATAAGGTTAGCAAAGGGAACGGGCAGGGTGATCGCTTGGGCCCCTCCAAGGTATTTAAAAAGGGGAAGACCTACGGCCTTAGCGGCTACGCGGGCGACGCAAAGCGATACGGCAAGTATAGCATTGGCCCCTAGAACGGACTTGTTCTTGGAACCATCGAGAGCAATTAAGATCCGGTCGATTTCAGCTTGATCGGTAGCATCCTTGCCGATGAGCTCCGGGGCGATTCTACTCTTGATATTGTGCACCGCTTTTCCCACTTCCTTCCCTCCATAGCGGCTTTTATCGTTGTCTCTTAACTCCAAGGCTTCATGGCTTCCCGTGCTCGCTCCGGAAGGAACTATAGCCGTAGCGCTTATCCCGTTGTCCAGGTGAATTTCAGCTTCAACCGTGGGATTCCCCCGGGAATCTAAAACCTGTCTTGCGAGCACCTTCCGGATCAATGTGTTGGTCATAACAACCTTTAGAAAAACAGAAAAAAGAAGTCTTTCAAGAAAATAGAGTAAAAGTTTTTAAGATTCAAGCACTTAATGCAAAGAACCGGCACCGGGTCGAGTTCCCCTTTTATCCTTGGCGAGCAGGAAAGCCAAGGGAATAGAAAAAATGCAAATCCAACCCATGAACTGGAAAATTTCCATGTAGGCAAGGAGGTTAGCTTGGTTTATGAGCGTGGTATAGAATAGCCGCAGAGTTTGAGAGGCACCGGTGACGGTTCCATGCATCATGGCTATGTAGCTTTCAATGGCAGAAAGTCGATCGTTGTAATTGATGTTGTCCGGGGTATAATAGCCGACAAGGATGGTCTGATGGGCTTGGGCAAGTCTCTGGATAAAAGTTTGAACCATTGAAGTGCCTACACTGCCCCCTATGTTTCGAAACAGGTTAAAGAGTCCCGTGGCTGCCCCGATCTGTTCTTGTCTCAGGGTGACTACGGCAGCGGTCGTCAGGGGAATGAATACGAAAGGAGCCCCGATGCCGTTAATGATGTTAGGAATAACGATATTAATTTTAGCGATTTCGAGATTGAAAAAGCCGATTTGGAGGGAGGAAAGGGCAAGCATAGAAAATCCTAGGGCAACGATAAGCCTTCCGCTCAAAACTCCGAGCAACCTGCCGGCTATGATGGCTCCTGCCACTGCCCCTATGCCTCTAGGACTAATGGCCAGGCCGCTTTGGTAGGCCGTATAGGAAATTAGGGTTTGCAGAAAAAGGGGTAATCCCGAAAGGGTTGCATAAAGAACGATCCCCACGATAAAAATCTCGAAAATCGCTACGGCAAAGTTTTTATCTTTAAAAATCTTCAGGTCAACAATTGGATTATCGGTTGTAAGTTCGCGGTAAATAAAACAGATCATTCCCAGGAGAGAAAGCCCGCCCATCCACCTGAGCCAGAGGGCATCAAACCAGTTGTCCTCTTGCCCCTTGTCCAGGAGAACTTGAAGACAACCCAACCACAAACAGAGAAAAGAAAAACCGAGGATATCTAGTTTTTTCGTTGCATTTCTTTGTAAATAGGGAGGATCTTCAACGGTTATTTTCGAGGCTATGATAGCCAGGATTCCCACGGGCAAGTTGATAAAAAAGCACCACCGCCAGTTGAGATTGTCCGTGAGCCAGCCTCCAAACACCGGTCCTAGGATGGGTGCAACGACTACTCCCAAGGCAAAAAGCCCCATGGCCTGTCCCCTTTTTTCAGGGGGAAAGCTTTCAAGCAATATTGCCTGGGAGATGGGTTGGAGCCCTCCTCCACCGGCCCCTTGGATAATTCTTCCCAAAATCAAGATCCCTAAATTTGGGGCAGCTCCGCAAAGGGCAGAACTTAGGGTAAA is drawn from Methylacidiphilum infernorum V4 and contains these coding sequences:
- a CDS encoding DHA2 family efflux MFS transporter permease subunit, with protein sequence MDGQSTNELAWKPRHNPWIIALSVMLATFMEVLDTTILNVALPYIAGGLAASNSQATWVLTSYLVSNAVVLPMTDWLGRTFGRKRLLIGCIASFTLSSALCGAAPNLGILILGRIIQGAGGGGLQPISQAILLESFPPEKRGQAMGLFALGVVVAPILGPVFGGWLTDNLNWRWCFFINLPVGILAIIASKITVEDPPYLQRNATKKLDILGFSFLCLWLGCLQVLLDKGQEDNWFDALWLRWMGGLSLLGMICFIYRELTTDNPIVDLKIFKDKNFAVAIFEIFIVGIVLYATLSGLPLFLQTLISYTAYQSGLAISPRGIGAVAGAIIAGRLLGVLSGRLIVALGFSMLALSSLQIGFFNLEIAKINIVIPNIINGIGAPFVFIPLTTAAVVTLRQEQIGAATGLFNLFRNIGGSVGTSMVQTFIQRLAQAHQTILVGYYTPDNINYNDRLSAIESYIAMMHGTVTGASQTLRLFYTTLINQANLLAYMEIFQFMGWICIFSIPLAFLLAKDKRGTRPGAGSLH
- the eno gene encoding phosphopyruvate hydratase, with the translated sequence MTNTLIRKVLARQVLDSRGNPTVEAEIHLDNGISATAIVPSGASTGSHEALELRDNDKSRYGGKEVGKAVHNIKSRIAPELIGKDATDQAEIDRILIALDGSKNKSVLGANAILAVSLCVARVAAKAVGLPLFKYLGGAQAITLPVPFANLINGGVHSDAPLDFQEFMVVPLGAPSFKEGLRYGVEIFHALKTILQEKKLGTGIGDEGGFAPSVASADQAFGLLMEATEKAGYKPAKDVFYALDAAATELYDQNSKVYGFKKSQPIQLISSHLIELYQELARKYPLVSIEDGMAENDWEGWKQLTQQLGGTLQLVGDDLFVTNKEFLKKGIEEKIANAILIKVNQVGTLTETFQTVEMAKKHGYRVMVSHRSGESEDPFIADLAVALNAGQIKTGSFCRSDRLSKYNQLLRIEELLGENAVYGIKLGDSKDD